A window from Zingiber officinale cultivar Zhangliang chromosome 7A, Zo_v1.1, whole genome shotgun sequence encodes these proteins:
- the LOC122000898 gene encoding uncharacterized protein LOC122000898, which yields MEEEKAREYQELVKLFSKVEVNVPLLTMIKQIPKYVKFLKDLCVHKKKLKGNELISMGKNVSALLQLVPRKCEDPGVFTVPCVIGDCIFEDAMLDLGASINVMPKSVFQSLRIRPLQPTGVVIQLANRSQAHPAGVIEDVLVKVRELIFPADFYILDMESDVLANRVPLILGRPFLKTARTKINVHVGTLSMEIRDTVVRFSIFEAMKHPREDHSILSVDISEELNGMEFLSDVDSNLEVSDFGQENEFVSLLEDILDVEEDVNSRECVGDCLGEALPLGSLREEEICVGDCSAVLPLGSPTIDQTQEELKSLSQHLKYVYLGENQQLPVIIAKNLELDQEERLLEILRQHRKAIGWTLADILGISPSICMHRIHLEEDVRPVRQP from the coding sequence ATGGAGGAAGAAAAGGCAAGGGAATATCAAGAATTGGTGAAGTTATTCAGCAAGGTTGAAGTGAATGTGCCTTTACTTACCATGATTAAGCAAATTCCTAAATATGTCAAATTTCTCAAGGATCTTTGTGTGCACAAAAAGAAATTGAAGGGGAATGAATTGATAAGTATGGGAAAAAATGTTTCAGCATTACTTCAGCTAGTTCCTCGGAAGTGTGAAGATCCAGGAGTTTTCACCGTGCCTTGTGTTATAGGCGATTGTATTTTTGAGGATGCGATGTTAGATCTTGGAGCTTCAATAAATGTGATGCCGAAATCAGTTTTTCAATCATTAAGAATTAGACCTTTACAGCCTACAGGTGTAGTAATTCAATTAGCTAACCGAAGTCAAGCACACCCAGCTGGAGTGATAGAAGATGTATTGGTAAAAGTGAGGGAGTTGATTTTTCCTGCAGATTTTTACATCTTAGATATGGAGAGTGATGTGCTTGCGAACCGGGTTCCGCTTATTCTTGGACGCCCATTCTTGAAGACTGCTAGAACGAAGATTAATGTGCATGTAGGAACTCTTTCTATGGAGATAAGAGACACAGTGGTTAGATTTAGCATTTTTGAGGCTATGAAGCATCCTAGAGAggatcattctatacttagcgtGGATATCTCAGAGGAGTTGAATGGCATGGAGTTCTTGTCAGATGTTGATTCAAACTTAGAGGTTTCTGATTTTGGTCAAGAGAATGAATTTGTTTCTTTGTTAGAGGATATCTTAGATGTGGAGGAAGATGTTAACTCAAGAGaatgcgtaggggattgcttaggagaagcatTACCCCTAGGATCGCTCAGAGAGGAAGAGATATGTGTAGGGGATTGCTCAGCAGTACTACCTTTAGGATCACCTACTATTGACCAGACACAGGAGGAATTGAAGTCATTGTCTCAACATTTGAAATATGTGTATTTGGGAGAGAATCAGCAGCTACCTGTCATCATAGCTAAGAATTTGGAACTGGATCAGGAGGAAAGATTGTTAGAGATTCTGAGACagcatagaaaggccattggatggACTCTGGCAGACATTCTTGGGATCAGTCCTTCCATTTGTATGCATAGGATTCACTTAGAGGAGGATGTGAGGCCAGTGAGACAGCCATAG